In the Colius striatus isolate bColStr4 chromosome W, bColStr4.1.hap1, whole genome shotgun sequence genome, one interval contains:
- the LOC133628550 gene encoding endoplasmic reticulum membrane sensor NFE2L1-like isoform X1, which produces MLSLKKYFTEGLIQFTILLSLIGIRVDVDTYLNSQLPPLREIILGQSSAYTQTQFHNLRNTLDGYGIHPKSVDLDYYFTAHRLLNQVRALDRFQVPTTEVNTWLVHRDPEGSVASGQPSAGIALENGGGLQDGSNPDSSVRESGVEQGFGEELEDLGAVAAPANGDLTKEDIDLIDILWRQDIDLGAGREIFDYSHRQKETEVDKELSDGREHGDDWRSRGSEVVDRNLLVDGETGESFPAQVPGVVEDQTALSLEECLRLLEATFPFGESSEFPAADVSTLSEAVPGESRPAGFQTSLLSPLLAESPFDLEQQWQDLMSIMEMQAMEVNNTTAETLYNSMSRDLLTFSYSLAPNTPINQNVSLHQASLGSCSQDFSLFSSEIESPSMASSSALLQLTPDNSTGLNTFGSTNLSGIFFPPQLNSTVNETASPELPDPLGGLLDEAMLDEISLMDLAIEEGFNPVQASQLEEEFDSDSGLSLDSGHSPASLSSSSSSSSSSSSSSSSSSSSSSSSSSSSSSFSEEGAVGYSSDSENVDFEEAEGAVGYQPEYSKFCRMSYQDLSQLHYLPYLEHVGHNHTYNMAPGALDPKEPKLPSAGKKSGKEKPSEFLDKQMSRDEHRARAMKIPFTNDKIINLPVEEFNELLSKYQLSEAQLSLIRDIRRRGKNKMAAQNCRKRKLDTILNLERDVEDLQRDKSKLLREKVEFLKSIRQMKQKVQNLYQEVFGRLRDENGQPYSPSQYALQYASDGSVILIPRAVADQQARRQERKQKDRRK; this is translated from the exons AtgctttctctgaagaaataCTTTACCGAAGGCCTCATCCAGTTCACCATTCTTCTCAGCTTGATTGGTATTCGTGTGGACGTGGACACCTACCTGAACTCTCAGCTCCCCCCTCTCCGGGAGATCATTCTTGGCCAGAGCTCTGCTTACACCCAGACCCAGTTTCACAACCTGCGTAACACCTTGGATGGATATGGCATCCACCCAAAGAGTGTAGACCTGGACTATTACTTCACTGCTCACAGGCTGCTCAACCAGGTGAGGGCCCTGGACAGGtttcaggtgcccaccacagaAGTCAACACCTGGTTAGTGCACCGAGACCCTGAGGGTTCCGTGGCCAGTGGCCAACCCAGCGCTGGCATTGCCCTCGAGAATGGCGGCGGCCTGCAGGATGGGAGCAATCCTGACAGCAGCGTGAGGGAGAGTGGGGTCGAGCAGGGCTTTGGGGAAGAACTGGAAGATTTGGGAGCGGTGGCTGCCCCAGCAAATGGAGACCTGACTAAAGAG GATATCGATTTGATTGACATCCTGTGGAGGCAGGATATTGATCTCGGCGCTGGGCGAGAGATTTTTGACTACAGCCACCGTCAGAAAGAGACTGAAGTGGACAAAGAACTGAGTGATGGGAGGGAGCATGGGGACGactggaggagcagagggagcgAGGTCGTGGATAGAAACCTGCTAGTTGATGGAGAGACCGGGGAGAGTTTCCCTGCGCAG GTGCCTGGTGTTGTGGAGGATCAGACAGCCCTGTCCCTGGAGGAGTGCCTTAGGCTGCTGGAGGCTACCTTCCCCTTCGGGGAGAGCTCGGAG TTCCCAGCTGCAGATGTTTCCACCCTGAGCGAAGCTGTGCCTGGCGAGAGCCGGCCCGCGGGCTTCCAGACCAGCCTGCTGTCTCCTCTCCTCGCCGAGTCACCCTTTGACCTggagcagcagtggcaggaCCTCATGTCCATCATGGAAATGCAG GCCATGGAAGTGAACAACACCACAGCAGAGACCCTGTACAATAGTATGAGCAGAGACCTGCTGACTTTCAGCTACAGTCTCGCTCCTAACACTCCCATCAATCAGAATGTCAGCCTGCATCAGGCCTCACTGGGGAGCTGCTCGCAGGACTTCTCCCTCTTCAGCTCGGAGATCGAAAGCCCATCCATGGCCAGCAGCTCGGCCTTGCTCCAGCTGACACCGGACAACTCCACTGGCCTCAACACCTTTGGCTCCACCAACCTGAGCGGCATCTTCTTTCCCCCGCAGCTGAACAGCACTGTCAACGAGACGGCCAGTCCCGAGCTGCCGGACCCGCTGGGCGGCCTCCTGGATGAAGCCATGTTGGATGAGATCAGCCTGATGGACTTGGCTATTGAAGAAGGTTTCAACCCAGTGCAGGCCtcgcagctggaagaggagttTGATTCCGACTCGGGGCTTTCTCTGGATTCTGGCCACAGTCCTGCGTCTCTGAGCagctcatcctcctcttcctcatcctcctcttcctcatcctcctcttcctcatcctcctcttcttcatcctcctcttcctcctcctcattttcCGAGGAAGGAGCTGTCGGCTACAGCTCAGACTCTGAAAACGTGGACTTTGAAGAAGCAGAAGGGGCGGTTGGATACCAGCCTGAGTACAGCAAGTTCTGCCGCATGAGCTACCAGGACCTGTCACAGCTCCACTACTTGCCTTACCTGGAGCATGTCGGCCACAACCACACCTACAACATGGCCCCGGGGGCCCTGGATCCCAAGGAGCCCAAACTGCCCAGCGCGGGGAAGAAGAGCGGCAAGGAGAAGCCATCCGAATTCCTGGACAAGCAGATGAGCAGGGACGAGCACCGAGCCAGGGCCATGAAGATCCCCTTCACCAATGACAAGATCATCAACCTGCCCGTGGAGGAGTTCAACGAGCTCCTCTCCAAGTACCAGCTGAGCGAGGCACAGCTGAGCCTGATCCGTGACATCCGGAGGCGAGGCAAGAACAAGATGGCTGCCCAGAACTGCCGCAAGAGGAAACTGGACACCATCCTCAACTTGGAACGGGATGTCGAGGACTTGCAGCGGGACAAGTCCAAACTGCTCAGGGAGAAGGTGGAATTCCTCAAATCCATCCGCCAGATGAAGCAAAAGGTGCAGAACCTCTACCAGGAGGTGTTCGGGCGCCTGCGGGATGAGAACGGGCAGCCCTACTCCCCCAGCCAGTACGCCCTGCAGTACGCCAGCGACGGCAGCGTCATCCTCATCCCGCGGGCCGTGGCTGACCAGCAAGCCCGGCGGCAGGAGCGCAAGCAGAAGGACCGAAGGAAGTGA
- the LOC133628550 gene encoding endoplasmic reticulum membrane sensor NFE2L1-like isoform X2 — MLSLKKYFTEGLIQFTILLSLIGIRVDVDTYLNSQLPPLREIILGQSSAYTQTQFHNLRNTLDGYGIHPKSVDLDYYFTAHRLLNQVRALDRFQVPTTEVNTWLVHRDPEGSVASGQPSAGIALENGGGLQDGSNPDSSVRESGVEQGFGEELEDLGAVAAPANGDLTKEDIDLIDILWRQDIDLGAGREIFDYSHRQKETEVDKELSDGREHGDDWRSRGSEVVDRNLLVDGETGESFPAQFPAADVSTLSEAVPGESRPAGFQTSLLSPLLAESPFDLEQQWQDLMSIMEMQAMEVNNTTAETLYNSMSRDLLTFSYSLAPNTPINQNVSLHQASLGSCSQDFSLFSSEIESPSMASSSALLQLTPDNSTGLNTFGSTNLSGIFFPPQLNSTVNETASPELPDPLGGLLDEAMLDEISLMDLAIEEGFNPVQASQLEEEFDSDSGLSLDSGHSPASLSSSSSSSSSSSSSSSSSSSSSSSSSSSSSSFSEEGAVGYSSDSENVDFEEAEGAVGYQPEYSKFCRMSYQDLSQLHYLPYLEHVGHNHTYNMAPGALDPKEPKLPSAGKKSGKEKPSEFLDKQMSRDEHRARAMKIPFTNDKIINLPVEEFNELLSKYQLSEAQLSLIRDIRRRGKNKMAAQNCRKRKLDTILNLERDVEDLQRDKSKLLREKVEFLKSIRQMKQKVQNLYQEVFGRLRDENGQPYSPSQYALQYASDGSVILIPRAVADQQARRQERKQKDRRK; from the exons AtgctttctctgaagaaataCTTTACCGAAGGCCTCATCCAGTTCACCATTCTTCTCAGCTTGATTGGTATTCGTGTGGACGTGGACACCTACCTGAACTCTCAGCTCCCCCCTCTCCGGGAGATCATTCTTGGCCAGAGCTCTGCTTACACCCAGACCCAGTTTCACAACCTGCGTAACACCTTGGATGGATATGGCATCCACCCAAAGAGTGTAGACCTGGACTATTACTTCACTGCTCACAGGCTGCTCAACCAGGTGAGGGCCCTGGACAGGtttcaggtgcccaccacagaAGTCAACACCTGGTTAGTGCACCGAGACCCTGAGGGTTCCGTGGCCAGTGGCCAACCCAGCGCTGGCATTGCCCTCGAGAATGGCGGCGGCCTGCAGGATGGGAGCAATCCTGACAGCAGCGTGAGGGAGAGTGGGGTCGAGCAGGGCTTTGGGGAAGAACTGGAAGATTTGGGAGCGGTGGCTGCCCCAGCAAATGGAGACCTGACTAAAGAG GATATCGATTTGATTGACATCCTGTGGAGGCAGGATATTGATCTCGGCGCTGGGCGAGAGATTTTTGACTACAGCCACCGTCAGAAAGAGACTGAAGTGGACAAAGAACTGAGTGATGGGAGGGAGCATGGGGACGactggaggagcagagggagcgAGGTCGTGGATAGAAACCTGCTAGTTGATGGAGAGACCGGGGAGAGTTTCCCTGCGCAG TTCCCAGCTGCAGATGTTTCCACCCTGAGCGAAGCTGTGCCTGGCGAGAGCCGGCCCGCGGGCTTCCAGACCAGCCTGCTGTCTCCTCTCCTCGCCGAGTCACCCTTTGACCTggagcagcagtggcaggaCCTCATGTCCATCATGGAAATGCAG GCCATGGAAGTGAACAACACCACAGCAGAGACCCTGTACAATAGTATGAGCAGAGACCTGCTGACTTTCAGCTACAGTCTCGCTCCTAACACTCCCATCAATCAGAATGTCAGCCTGCATCAGGCCTCACTGGGGAGCTGCTCGCAGGACTTCTCCCTCTTCAGCTCGGAGATCGAAAGCCCATCCATGGCCAGCAGCTCGGCCTTGCTCCAGCTGACACCGGACAACTCCACTGGCCTCAACACCTTTGGCTCCACCAACCTGAGCGGCATCTTCTTTCCCCCGCAGCTGAACAGCACTGTCAACGAGACGGCCAGTCCCGAGCTGCCGGACCCGCTGGGCGGCCTCCTGGATGAAGCCATGTTGGATGAGATCAGCCTGATGGACTTGGCTATTGAAGAAGGTTTCAACCCAGTGCAGGCCtcgcagctggaagaggagttTGATTCCGACTCGGGGCTTTCTCTGGATTCTGGCCACAGTCCTGCGTCTCTGAGCagctcatcctcctcttcctcatcctcctcttcctcatcctcctcttcctcatcctcctcttcttcatcctcctcttcctcctcctcattttcCGAGGAAGGAGCTGTCGGCTACAGCTCAGACTCTGAAAACGTGGACTTTGAAGAAGCAGAAGGGGCGGTTGGATACCAGCCTGAGTACAGCAAGTTCTGCCGCATGAGCTACCAGGACCTGTCACAGCTCCACTACTTGCCTTACCTGGAGCATGTCGGCCACAACCACACCTACAACATGGCCCCGGGGGCCCTGGATCCCAAGGAGCCCAAACTGCCCAGCGCGGGGAAGAAGAGCGGCAAGGAGAAGCCATCCGAATTCCTGGACAAGCAGATGAGCAGGGACGAGCACCGAGCCAGGGCCATGAAGATCCCCTTCACCAATGACAAGATCATCAACCTGCCCGTGGAGGAGTTCAACGAGCTCCTCTCCAAGTACCAGCTGAGCGAGGCACAGCTGAGCCTGATCCGTGACATCCGGAGGCGAGGCAAGAACAAGATGGCTGCCCAGAACTGCCGCAAGAGGAAACTGGACACCATCCTCAACTTGGAACGGGATGTCGAGGACTTGCAGCGGGACAAGTCCAAACTGCTCAGGGAGAAGGTGGAATTCCTCAAATCCATCCGCCAGATGAAGCAAAAGGTGCAGAACCTCTACCAGGAGGTGTTCGGGCGCCTGCGGGATGAGAACGGGCAGCCCTACTCCCCCAGCCAGTACGCCCTGCAGTACGCCAGCGACGGCAGCGTCATCCTCATCCCGCGGGCCGTGGCTGACCAGCAAGCCCGGCGGCAGGAGCGCAAGCAGAAGGACCGAAGGAAGTGA
- the LOC133628550 gene encoding endoplasmic reticulum membrane sensor NFE2L1-like isoform X3, giving the protein MLSLKKYFTEGLIQFTILLSLIGIRVDVDTYLNSQLPPLREIILGQSSAYTQTQFHNLRNTLDGYGIHPKSVDLDYYFTAHRLLNQVRALDRFQVPTTEVNTWLVHRDPEGSVASGQPSAGIALENGGGLQDGSNPDSSVRESGVEQGFGEELEDLGAVAAPANGDLTKEFPAADVSTLSEAVPGESRPAGFQTSLLSPLLAESPFDLEQQWQDLMSIMEMQAMEVNNTTAETLYNSMSRDLLTFSYSLAPNTPINQNVSLHQASLGSCSQDFSLFSSEIESPSMASSSALLQLTPDNSTGLNTFGSTNLSGIFFPPQLNSTVNETASPELPDPLGGLLDEAMLDEISLMDLAIEEGFNPVQASQLEEEFDSDSGLSLDSGHSPASLSSSSSSSSSSSSSSSSSSSSSSSSSSSSSSFSEEGAVGYSSDSENVDFEEAEGAVGYQPEYSKFCRMSYQDLSQLHYLPYLEHVGHNHTYNMAPGALDPKEPKLPSAGKKSGKEKPSEFLDKQMSRDEHRARAMKIPFTNDKIINLPVEEFNELLSKYQLSEAQLSLIRDIRRRGKNKMAAQNCRKRKLDTILNLERDVEDLQRDKSKLLREKVEFLKSIRQMKQKVQNLYQEVFGRLRDENGQPYSPSQYALQYASDGSVILIPRAVADQQARRQERKQKDRRK; this is encoded by the exons AtgctttctctgaagaaataCTTTACCGAAGGCCTCATCCAGTTCACCATTCTTCTCAGCTTGATTGGTATTCGTGTGGACGTGGACACCTACCTGAACTCTCAGCTCCCCCCTCTCCGGGAGATCATTCTTGGCCAGAGCTCTGCTTACACCCAGACCCAGTTTCACAACCTGCGTAACACCTTGGATGGATATGGCATCCACCCAAAGAGTGTAGACCTGGACTATTACTTCACTGCTCACAGGCTGCTCAACCAGGTGAGGGCCCTGGACAGGtttcaggtgcccaccacagaAGTCAACACCTGGTTAGTGCACCGAGACCCTGAGGGTTCCGTGGCCAGTGGCCAACCCAGCGCTGGCATTGCCCTCGAGAATGGCGGCGGCCTGCAGGATGGGAGCAATCCTGACAGCAGCGTGAGGGAGAGTGGGGTCGAGCAGGGCTTTGGGGAAGAACTGGAAGATTTGGGAGCGGTGGCTGCCCCAGCAAATGGAGACCTGACTAAAGAG TTCCCAGCTGCAGATGTTTCCACCCTGAGCGAAGCTGTGCCTGGCGAGAGCCGGCCCGCGGGCTTCCAGACCAGCCTGCTGTCTCCTCTCCTCGCCGAGTCACCCTTTGACCTggagcagcagtggcaggaCCTCATGTCCATCATGGAAATGCAG GCCATGGAAGTGAACAACACCACAGCAGAGACCCTGTACAATAGTATGAGCAGAGACCTGCTGACTTTCAGCTACAGTCTCGCTCCTAACACTCCCATCAATCAGAATGTCAGCCTGCATCAGGCCTCACTGGGGAGCTGCTCGCAGGACTTCTCCCTCTTCAGCTCGGAGATCGAAAGCCCATCCATGGCCAGCAGCTCGGCCTTGCTCCAGCTGACACCGGACAACTCCACTGGCCTCAACACCTTTGGCTCCACCAACCTGAGCGGCATCTTCTTTCCCCCGCAGCTGAACAGCACTGTCAACGAGACGGCCAGTCCCGAGCTGCCGGACCCGCTGGGCGGCCTCCTGGATGAAGCCATGTTGGATGAGATCAGCCTGATGGACTTGGCTATTGAAGAAGGTTTCAACCCAGTGCAGGCCtcgcagctggaagaggagttTGATTCCGACTCGGGGCTTTCTCTGGATTCTGGCCACAGTCCTGCGTCTCTGAGCagctcatcctcctcttcctcatcctcctcttcctcatcctcctcttcctcatcctcctcttcttcatcctcctcttcctcctcctcattttcCGAGGAAGGAGCTGTCGGCTACAGCTCAGACTCTGAAAACGTGGACTTTGAAGAAGCAGAAGGGGCGGTTGGATACCAGCCTGAGTACAGCAAGTTCTGCCGCATGAGCTACCAGGACCTGTCACAGCTCCACTACTTGCCTTACCTGGAGCATGTCGGCCACAACCACACCTACAACATGGCCCCGGGGGCCCTGGATCCCAAGGAGCCCAAACTGCCCAGCGCGGGGAAGAAGAGCGGCAAGGAGAAGCCATCCGAATTCCTGGACAAGCAGATGAGCAGGGACGAGCACCGAGCCAGGGCCATGAAGATCCCCTTCACCAATGACAAGATCATCAACCTGCCCGTGGAGGAGTTCAACGAGCTCCTCTCCAAGTACCAGCTGAGCGAGGCACAGCTGAGCCTGATCCGTGACATCCGGAGGCGAGGCAAGAACAAGATGGCTGCCCAGAACTGCCGCAAGAGGAAACTGGACACCATCCTCAACTTGGAACGGGATGTCGAGGACTTGCAGCGGGACAAGTCCAAACTGCTCAGGGAGAAGGTGGAATTCCTCAAATCCATCCGCCAGATGAAGCAAAAGGTGCAGAACCTCTACCAGGAGGTGTTCGGGCGCCTGCGGGATGAGAACGGGCAGCCCTACTCCCCCAGCCAGTACGCCCTGCAGTACGCCAGCGACGGCAGCGTCATCCTCATCCCGCGGGCCGTGGCTGACCAGCAAGCCCGGCGGCAGGAGCGCAAGCAGAAGGACCGAAGGAAGTGA
- the LOC133628550 gene encoding endoplasmic reticulum membrane sensor NFE2L1-like isoform X4, with translation MRKDIDLIDILWRQDIDLGAGREIFDYSHRQKETEVDKELSDGREHGDDWRSRGSEVVDRNLLVDGETGESFPAQVPGVVEDQTALSLEECLRLLEATFPFGESSEFPAADVSTLSEAVPGESRPAGFQTSLLSPLLAESPFDLEQQWQDLMSIMEMQAMEVNNTTAETLYNSMSRDLLTFSYSLAPNTPINQNVSLHQASLGSCSQDFSLFSSEIESPSMASSSALLQLTPDNSTGLNTFGSTNLSGIFFPPQLNSTVNETASPELPDPLGGLLDEAMLDEISLMDLAIEEGFNPVQASQLEEEFDSDSGLSLDSGHSPASLSSSSSSSSSSSSSSSSSSSSSSSSSSSSSSFSEEGAVGYSSDSENVDFEEAEGAVGYQPEYSKFCRMSYQDLSQLHYLPYLEHVGHNHTYNMAPGALDPKEPKLPSAGKKSGKEKPSEFLDKQMSRDEHRARAMKIPFTNDKIINLPVEEFNELLSKYQLSEAQLSLIRDIRRRGKNKMAAQNCRKRKLDTILNLERDVEDLQRDKSKLLREKVEFLKSIRQMKQKVQNLYQEVFGRLRDENGQPYSPSQYALQYASDGSVILIPRAVADQQARRQERKQKDRRK, from the exons ATGAGAAAG GATATCGATTTGATTGACATCCTGTGGAGGCAGGATATTGATCTCGGCGCTGGGCGAGAGATTTTTGACTACAGCCACCGTCAGAAAGAGACTGAAGTGGACAAAGAACTGAGTGATGGGAGGGAGCATGGGGACGactggaggagcagagggagcgAGGTCGTGGATAGAAACCTGCTAGTTGATGGAGAGACCGGGGAGAGTTTCCCTGCGCAG GTGCCTGGTGTTGTGGAGGATCAGACAGCCCTGTCCCTGGAGGAGTGCCTTAGGCTGCTGGAGGCTACCTTCCCCTTCGGGGAGAGCTCGGAG TTCCCAGCTGCAGATGTTTCCACCCTGAGCGAAGCTGTGCCTGGCGAGAGCCGGCCCGCGGGCTTCCAGACCAGCCTGCTGTCTCCTCTCCTCGCCGAGTCACCCTTTGACCTggagcagcagtggcaggaCCTCATGTCCATCATGGAAATGCAG GCCATGGAAGTGAACAACACCACAGCAGAGACCCTGTACAATAGTATGAGCAGAGACCTGCTGACTTTCAGCTACAGTCTCGCTCCTAACACTCCCATCAATCAGAATGTCAGCCTGCATCAGGCCTCACTGGGGAGCTGCTCGCAGGACTTCTCCCTCTTCAGCTCGGAGATCGAAAGCCCATCCATGGCCAGCAGCTCGGCCTTGCTCCAGCTGACACCGGACAACTCCACTGGCCTCAACACCTTTGGCTCCACCAACCTGAGCGGCATCTTCTTTCCCCCGCAGCTGAACAGCACTGTCAACGAGACGGCCAGTCCCGAGCTGCCGGACCCGCTGGGCGGCCTCCTGGATGAAGCCATGTTGGATGAGATCAGCCTGATGGACTTGGCTATTGAAGAAGGTTTCAACCCAGTGCAGGCCtcgcagctggaagaggagttTGATTCCGACTCGGGGCTTTCTCTGGATTCTGGCCACAGTCCTGCGTCTCTGAGCagctcatcctcctcttcctcatcctcctcttcctcatcctcctcttcctcatcctcctcttcttcatcctcctcttcctcctcctcattttcCGAGGAAGGAGCTGTCGGCTACAGCTCAGACTCTGAAAACGTGGACTTTGAAGAAGCAGAAGGGGCGGTTGGATACCAGCCTGAGTACAGCAAGTTCTGCCGCATGAGCTACCAGGACCTGTCACAGCTCCACTACTTGCCTTACCTGGAGCATGTCGGCCACAACCACACCTACAACATGGCCCCGGGGGCCCTGGATCCCAAGGAGCCCAAACTGCCCAGCGCGGGGAAGAAGAGCGGCAAGGAGAAGCCATCCGAATTCCTGGACAAGCAGATGAGCAGGGACGAGCACCGAGCCAGGGCCATGAAGATCCCCTTCACCAATGACAAGATCATCAACCTGCCCGTGGAGGAGTTCAACGAGCTCCTCTCCAAGTACCAGCTGAGCGAGGCACAGCTGAGCCTGATCCGTGACATCCGGAGGCGAGGCAAGAACAAGATGGCTGCCCAGAACTGCCGCAAGAGGAAACTGGACACCATCCTCAACTTGGAACGGGATGTCGAGGACTTGCAGCGGGACAAGTCCAAACTGCTCAGGGAGAAGGTGGAATTCCTCAAATCCATCCGCCAGATGAAGCAAAAGGTGCAGAACCTCTACCAGGAGGTGTTCGGGCGCCTGCGGGATGAGAACGGGCAGCCCTACTCCCCCAGCCAGTACGCCCTGCAGTACGCCAGCGACGGCAGCGTCATCCTCATCCCGCGGGCCGTGGCTGACCAGCAAGCCCGGCGGCAGGAGCGCAAGCAGAAGGACCGAAGGAAGTGA